In one Halosimplex halophilum genomic region, the following are encoded:
- a CDS encoding DUF4129 domain-containing protein, whose product MADRLAAAAVVVLCVVALALTASTLSATSSNQRGAGEGESVGVADDPLGQQTPTNGSAPEAPGLPGDWVAILIAAAVVLAVPGALLMGYDRALAVVAAVVLFVGLIGVYMLFSGTLDPPSVGQDLPNVTGDPLGGGGDRGSVDESAADNERDLPTLVTFGAVGFALLAALGVIYYASASVDASVDPSPPAEPDAPDREAVGAAAARAAERIDDHTGDAENAVYEAWAEMTTALDVPDPATSTPGEFADAAAAAGMDEGRVAELTDLFERVRYGSEPVTADHERRAVETLRAIQAAHEGVDADSVAAAADGGSAGDNPDDDAADTAADATAEDATDTDEDATGDGGVESDEDASDADGDAADGPGGRS is encoded by the coding sequence ATGGCAGACCGGCTCGCCGCGGCCGCGGTGGTGGTGTTGTGTGTGGTCGCGCTGGCGCTGACGGCGTCGACGCTCTCGGCCACGTCGAGCAACCAGCGCGGCGCTGGCGAGGGCGAATCGGTGGGAGTCGCCGACGACCCCCTGGGCCAGCAGACGCCGACCAACGGGAGCGCGCCCGAGGCCCCCGGACTCCCCGGCGACTGGGTGGCGATCCTGATCGCGGCGGCGGTCGTCCTGGCGGTCCCGGGGGCGCTGTTGATGGGGTACGACCGGGCGCTCGCGGTCGTCGCCGCCGTGGTGCTGTTCGTCGGACTGATAGGGGTGTACATGCTGTTCTCGGGGACGCTCGACCCCCCGTCGGTCGGACAGGACCTCCCGAACGTGACGGGCGACCCGCTCGGCGGGGGCGGCGACAGGGGCAGCGTCGACGAGAGCGCGGCGGACAACGAGCGCGACCTGCCCACGCTGGTAACGTTCGGCGCCGTCGGGTTCGCGCTGCTGGCCGCGCTGGGCGTGATCTACTACGCCAGCGCCAGCGTCGACGCGTCGGTCGACCCGTCGCCGCCGGCCGAACCCGACGCGCCCGACCGGGAGGCGGTCGGCGCCGCGGCGGCCCGCGCGGCCGAGCGCATCGACGACCACACCGGGGACGCCGAGAACGCCGTCTACGAGGCCTGGGCCGAGATGACGACGGCGCTCGACGTGCCCGACCCCGCGACGAGCACGCCCGGCGAGTTCGCCGACGCCGCGGCCGCGGCCGGGATGGACGAGGGTCGCGTCGCCGAGCTGACCGACCTCTTCGAGCGGGTGCGCTACGGGTCCGAGCCCGTCACAGCCGACCACGAACGCCGGGCCGTCGAGACCCTGCGGGCGATCCAGGCCGCCCACGAGGGCGTCGACGCCGACTCGGTCGCCGCGGCCGCCGACGGCGGGTCGGCGGGCGACAATCCCGACGACGACGCCGCCGACACCGCCGCGGACGCGACCGCCGAGGACGCGACCGACACCGACGAGGACGCGACCGGTGACGGGGGAGTCGAATCCGACGAGGACGCGAGCGACGCCGACGGGGACGCGGCCGACGGTCCGGGTGGTCGGTCGTGA